In candidate division KSB1 bacterium, the following proteins share a genomic window:
- a CDS encoding zinc ribbon domain-containing protein, protein MEPIPEKVRCQSCGMPLTEPSGFGTNADGTQAGEYCRFCFQHGQFTQPELTVEGMIQSSIDFMTAKLGFPRTQAEEMSRNLIPTLKRWQ, encoded by the coding sequence ATGGAACCAATTCCCGAGAAAGTCCGTTGCCAGAGTTGCGGGATGCCGCTGACCGAGCCGTCCGGCTTCGGCACCAATGCCGACGGAACGCAGGCCGGTGAATATTGCCGGTTTTGCTTTCAGCACGGCCAGTTCACGCAACCGGAGCTTACGGTGGAGGGGATGATCCAATCCTCGATCGACTTCATGACCGCGAAGCTCGGATTCCCGCGGACACAGGCCGAGGAAATGTCCCGCAATCTAATTCCCACACTCAAGCGTTGGCAATGA